In Pseudomonas rhizosphaerae, one DNA window encodes the following:
- a CDS encoding ABC transporter permease subunit has product MLGPVPAGTLDAGIGRRRARTRLRPGLVLAGAFVLLLVVAAIAPGLLTSIDPLDAVARQAYRAPDALHWLGTDENGRDVLSRLIHGVRPSLLLGLAATAMGLALGTLLGVVAGLGPRWLDAAVMRSVDVLLAFPDLLLALVIITFFGQGTLNLIIAVGIASVPRYARLVRAQTQVVRGAGYVEAATTLGLGRAAVIGRHVLPNAIKPVLILATIGIGSNITAGAALSFLGFGSPPPAPEWGTMLAIGRNFLANAWWLVAWPALAITFTVISITAIGRELLRRSEGKRL; this is encoded by the coding sequence ATGCTGGGCCCAGTCCCGGCGGGCACACTGGACGCCGGCATCGGTCGTCGGCGCGCCCGCACCCGGTTGCGCCCAGGCCTGGTGCTGGCCGGCGCCTTCGTGCTGCTGCTGGTGGTGGCGGCCATCGCCCCAGGCCTGTTGACCTCTATCGACCCGCTCGATGCCGTGGCGCGCCAAGCGTATCGCGCGCCCGATGCGCTGCATTGGCTGGGCACCGACGAGAATGGCCGCGATGTACTCAGCCGCCTGATTCACGGCGTGCGGCCCTCGCTGCTGCTGGGCCTGGCGGCCACGGCCATGGGGCTGGCACTGGGCACCTTGCTGGGCGTGGTCGCAGGCTTGGGTCCACGCTGGCTGGACGCTGCGGTCATGCGCAGCGTGGACGTGCTGCTGGCGTTCCCCGATCTGCTGCTGGCGCTGGTGATCATCACCTTCTTCGGCCAGGGCACCTTGAACCTGATCATCGCCGTCGGCATCGCCAGCGTGCCGCGCTACGCCCGCCTGGTGCGTGCGCAGACCCAGGTGGTGCGCGGCGCAGGCTATGTGGAAGCCGCCACCACCCTGGGCCTGGGGCGCGCGGCGGTGATCGGCCGACATGTGCTGCCCAATGCGATCAAGCCGGTGTTGATCCTGGCCACCATCGGCATTGGCAGCAACATCACCGCAGGCGCGGCGTTGAGCTTCCTCGGTTTTGGTTCGCCGCCGCCTGCGCCGGAGTGGGGGACCATGCTCGCCATCGGCCGCAACTTCCTCGCCAACGCCTGGTGGCTGGTCGCCTGGCCGGCGCTGGCGATCACCTTCACCGTCATTTCGATCACCGCCATCGGCCGTGAACTGCTGCGTCGCAGCGAAGGGAAGCGCTTATGA
- a CDS encoding NADP(H)-dependent aldo-keto reductase: MKYRTLGNTDLNVSLLGLGTMTWGHQNSEQDAHRQLDLALAHGVNLLDTAEMYPTPTHADTWGSTERFIGTWLQRNGRRADIVLASKIIGPPREPGTGGHIRDGLTRHDRANITAALEGSLKRLHTDYLDLYQLHWPDRTTNIFGQREYPYVDDSGSVAIEETLEVLGELVKAGKIRHIGVSNETPWGVARFLQQAEQRGLPRIASVQNPYSLLNRLYEGGLSEFSHREGVGLLAYSPLAFGTLTGKYLNGARPQGSRLTSVYRTFNRYDSESASRAIAAYVQLAKDYGYTPAQLALGFVARQPFVSSVLTGQTSEAQLQDNLSALDIEFTPTLLDKIAEIHRATPNPAP; encoded by the coding sequence ATGAAATATCGCACCCTTGGCAACACCGACCTCAACGTCAGCCTGCTCGGCCTGGGCACCATGACCTGGGGGCATCAGAACAGCGAGCAGGACGCCCATCGGCAACTGGACCTGGCCTTGGCGCACGGCGTCAACCTGCTCGACACCGCAGAGATGTATCCCACTCCCACCCATGCCGATACCTGGGGCAGTACCGAGCGTTTCATCGGCACCTGGCTGCAACGCAACGGGCGTCGTGCCGACATCGTGCTGGCCAGCAAGATCATCGGCCCACCGCGCGAGCCGGGCACTGGCGGCCACATCCGCGACGGCTTGACCCGCCACGACCGTGCCAACATCACCGCCGCGCTGGAAGGCAGCCTCAAGCGTCTGCACACCGATTACCTGGACCTCTACCAGCTGCATTGGCCCGATCGCACCACCAATATCTTCGGTCAACGTGAATACCCCTATGTCGACGACAGTGGCAGCGTTGCCATCGAAGAAACCCTGGAGGTGCTCGGCGAACTGGTCAAGGCCGGCAAGATCCGTCACATCGGTGTCTCCAACGAGACGCCCTGGGGCGTGGCGCGCTTTCTCCAACAGGCCGAGCAACGCGGGCTGCCGCGCATTGCCAGTGTGCAGAACCCCTACAGCCTGTTGAACCGGTTGTACGAAGGCGGGCTGTCGGAGTTCAGCCATCGCGAAGGGGTAGGGTTGCTGGCCTATTCGCCACTGGCGTTCGGCACCCTCACCGGCAAATACCTGAACGGCGCGCGACCGCAGGGTTCGCGTTTGACCTCGGTATACCGCACCTTCAACCGCTACGACAGCGAGTCGGCCAGCCGCGCCATCGCCGCCTACGTGCAACTGGCCAAGGACTACGGCTATACGCCTGCCCAACTGGCCCTGGGCTTCGTCGCCCGGCAGCCGTTCGTCAGCAGCGTGCTGACCGGGCAAACGAGCGAGGCGCAGTTGCAGGACAACCTCAGTGCGCTGGACATCGAATTCACCCCGACCTTGCTGGACAAGATCGCCGAGATCCATCGCGCGACCCCCAACCCGGCGCCTTGA
- a CDS encoding LLM class flavin-dependent oxidoreductase — protein MSSKPQMSIGMNILGFGSHSAAWRVGEVPANAYLDAEYYCNIARISERGTLDAIFLADGPALGGDVAQHPAGRLEPTVLLTAVALATQRIGVIATASSTYNDPFNLARRFSSLDHISGGRAAWNVVTNAGDAAAQNFGLAGAPLHVDRYARADEFIDITLKLWDSWEDDAIIGDAVSGRFADPAKVHTPNFVGEHFSVKGPLNLPRSPQGRPVLVQAGSSEGGKALGSRYADAIFTTQTTLEDGQGFYQEMKHRARQWGRDPAHLKIMPGLSTVIGSTEAEAHARFDRLNDFHGEEGLLYQVAARVGLSVAELDPDAPLPWDKIGPVASFERGSHGFLEAQLNLARRENLSIRQLSRRILVGHRLLVGTAEQVADTLEHWFLAGAADGFNIMPDMFPSGVEIFVDEVVPLLRQRGVFRHEYSGHTLRDHLGLPYPASQYAHSA, from the coding sequence ATGAGCTCCAAACCGCAAATGAGCATCGGTATGAACATCCTCGGCTTCGGCTCGCATTCTGCTGCCTGGCGGGTGGGCGAGGTGCCGGCCAATGCCTATCTGGACGCCGAGTATTACTGCAACATCGCGCGCATCTCCGAACGCGGCACGCTGGATGCGATCTTCCTCGCCGACGGTCCGGCGCTGGGCGGCGACGTGGCGCAGCACCCGGCCGGTCGCCTGGAGCCCACGGTACTGCTGACCGCCGTGGCGCTGGCCACGCAACGCATCGGGGTGATCGCCACTGCGTCCAGCACCTACAACGATCCGTTCAACCTGGCGCGGCGCTTTTCTTCGCTGGACCACATCAGCGGCGGCCGGGCGGCCTGGAACGTGGTGACCAACGCCGGCGATGCCGCTGCGCAGAACTTCGGCCTGGCCGGCGCGCCGCTGCACGTGGACCGCTACGCCCGCGCCGACGAATTCATCGACATCACCCTCAAGCTGTGGGACAGCTGGGAAGACGACGCGATCATCGGTGATGCCGTCAGCGGCCGTTTTGCCGACCCGGCCAAGGTGCACACCCCCAACTTCGTCGGCGAGCACTTTTCGGTCAAGGGCCCGCTCAACCTGCCGCGCTCGCCCCAGGGCCGACCGGTGCTGGTGCAGGCCGGCTCCTCCGAAGGCGGCAAGGCGCTGGGCTCGCGCTACGCCGATGCGATCTTCACCACCCAGACCACCCTGGAAGACGGCCAGGGTTTCTATCAGGAAATGAAACACCGCGCCCGGCAGTGGGGGCGCGATCCGGCGCACCTGAAGATCATGCCGGGCCTGTCGACGGTGATCGGCAGTACCGAAGCCGAAGCCCACGCGCGCTTCGATCGGCTCAACGATTTCCACGGCGAAGAAGGCTTGCTGTATCAGGTGGCTGCGCGCGTCGGCCTGAGCGTGGCCGAGCTGGACCCCGACGCACCCTTGCCTTGGGACAAGATCGGCCCGGTGGCCTCGTTCGAACGCGGCTCGCACGGGTTTCTAGAAGCCCAGCTGAACCTGGCGCGTCGGGAAAACCTCAGCATTCGCCAACTGTCGCGGCGCATTCTGGTCGGCCACCGCCTGCTGGTGGGCACCGCGGAACAGGTCGCCGACACCCTGGAGCACTGGTTTCTGGCCGGTGCCGCCGACGGCTTCAACATCATGCCGGACATGTTTCCCTCCGGCGTCGAGATCTTCGTCGATGAAGTGGTGCCGCTGCTGCGCCAGCGCGGCGTGTTCCGCCACGAATACAGCGGCCACACCCTGCGCGATCACCTGGGCCTGCCGTATCCGGCCAGCCAGTACGCACACAGCGCCTGA
- a CDS encoding acyl-CoA dehydrogenase family protein, with protein MSVEQRTGGFPLASDYARLRAPFAEIFTRIEDTALAREQQRELAFDAVNWLREAGFGALRVPREQGGGGASLPQLFELLIELAEADSNLPHILRAHFGFVEGRLSRDEAESQAYWLGKVVAGDLWGAAMAERTDTSKQSVTLTPEGEQRWRLDGKKFYCTGTLYADWIAVSALTGEDFVSVSVPTNAPGVTRDDDWDGFGQRLSGSGTTRFDNVPVPSEYVLRRYAAGEQRPESYISAFYQLFHLATLAGIARAVLRDASEFVQGRTRAFGVPGQSSPKEDPLVQRVVGRLSSLAYAAQTQVLAVAQVLQNVYEAERAGQASEAHYTEAEVRAFQAQQIVLEQVLEATTLLFEVGGASATSQSRRLDRHWRNARTLASHNPAIYRERALGNYYLNGISPNAAWRASQAAHDAAQSEPVAALHDEASAV; from the coding sequence ATGAGTGTTGAACAGCGTACCGGCGGTTTTCCGCTGGCTTCCGACTACGCCCGTCTGCGGGCCCCCTTTGCCGAGATCTTCACGCGCATCGAGGACACTGCGCTGGCCCGCGAGCAGCAGCGCGAGCTGGCCTTCGATGCGGTGAACTGGCTGCGTGAGGCCGGCTTCGGGGCGCTGCGCGTGCCTCGCGAGCAGGGCGGCGGTGGCGCCAGCCTGCCGCAATTGTTCGAGCTGCTGATCGAGCTGGCCGAGGCCGACTCTAATCTGCCGCACATCCTGCGCGCGCATTTCGGCTTCGTCGAAGGCCGCCTGTCCCGCGACGAAGCCGAGTCCCAGGCGTACTGGCTGGGCAAGGTGGTTGCCGGTGATCTGTGGGGCGCCGCCATGGCCGAGCGTACCGACACCAGCAAGCAGAGCGTGACCCTGACGCCCGAAGGTGAGCAGCGCTGGCGTCTGGACGGCAAGAAGTTTTACTGCACCGGCACCCTGTACGCCGACTGGATCGCCGTGTCGGCGCTGACCGGCGAGGACTTCGTCAGCGTCTCGGTGCCGACCAACGCGCCCGGCGTGACCCGCGATGACGACTGGGACGGCTTCGGCCAGCGCCTGTCGGGCAGCGGCACCACGCGTTTCGACAATGTCCCGGTGCCGTCCGAGTACGTGTTGCGTCGCTATGCGGCCGGCGAGCAGCGTCCCGAGTCGTACATTTCGGCGTTTTATCAGCTGTTTCACCTGGCGACCCTGGCCGGGATCGCCCGGGCGGTGCTGCGCGATGCCAGCGAATTCGTCCAAGGCCGTACCCGCGCTTTTGGCGTGCCAGGCCAGTCCAGCCCCAAGGAAGATCCACTCGTACAGCGCGTCGTCGGTCGCCTCTCGAGCCTGGCTTATGCCGCGCAGACCCAGGTGCTGGCGGTCGCCCAGGTGTTGCAGAACGTCTACGAGGCCGAACGCGCCGGGCAGGCCAGTGAAGCCCATTACACCGAGGCCGAAGTGCGCGCCTTTCAGGCTCAGCAGATCGTGCTGGAGCAGGTGCTGGAGGCCACCACGCTGTTGTTCGAAGTTGGCGGTGCCTCGGCCACCAGCCAGTCGCGGCGCCTGGACCGGCACTGGCGCAACGCGCGCACGCTGGCCTCGCATAACCCCGCGATCTACCGCGAACGCGCACTGGGCAACTACTACCTCAACGGCATCAGCCCGAATGCTGCCTGGCGCGCCTCGCAGGCCGCGCACGACGCCGCCCAGTCCGAACCTGTCGCTGCGCTGCACGACGAAGCCAGCGCCGTCTGA
- a CDS encoding ABC transporter permease yields MNSIAIRIFWRLLAGAGVLWGAASLTFLAINLSGGDPALAILGGPESMPTPEMIVRVRAEYGLDQPLIVQYGHYIARLVQGDLGESYRLRIPVTRAIGAQIGATVQLSICAALVAVLLSVISAITTAKRSPWVRSLVSGTELVLSSAPSFVIGILLLLVFAFHWHVLPPSGSGSWQSLILPTLALALPLAAVLTQVLRQELEDILDQPFIAMARARGMSETGVRLRHALRHALVPLVTLAGFVFASLLGGAVIVELLFSRQGIGRLMLDAANAKDVPMVLGITLLAAAIYVAVNLVVDLINHWVDPRVKSA; encoded by the coding sequence ATGAACAGTATCGCGATCAGGATTTTCTGGCGGCTACTGGCCGGTGCCGGAGTGCTGTGGGGCGCGGCCAGCCTGACCTTTCTGGCCATCAACCTCAGCGGTGGCGACCCCGCACTGGCCATTCTCGGCGGCCCGGAATCCATGCCGACCCCGGAGATGATCGTGCGGGTGCGCGCCGAGTATGGCCTCGATCAGCCGCTGATCGTGCAGTACGGCCACTACATCGCTCGCCTGGTCCAGGGCGATCTGGGCGAGTCCTATCGCCTGCGCATTCCGGTCACGCGGGCGATTGGCGCACAGATCGGCGCCACGGTGCAGCTGTCGATCTGCGCGGCGCTGGTGGCCGTGCTGCTGTCGGTCATCAGCGCGATCACCACGGCCAAGCGCAGCCCGTGGGTGCGCTCGCTGGTGTCGGGGACCGAGCTGGTGCTGTCGTCGGCGCCTTCGTTCGTCATCGGCATCCTGTTGCTGCTGGTGTTCGCCTTTCACTGGCATGTACTGCCGCCTTCCGGATCGGGCAGTTGGCAGTCGCTGATCCTGCCGACCCTGGCCCTGGCCCTACCACTCGCCGCCGTACTGACCCAGGTGCTGCGTCAGGAACTGGAAGACATCCTCGACCAACCCTTCATCGCCATGGCGCGCGCCCGGGGCATGTCCGAAACCGGCGTGCGCCTGCGCCATGCCCTGCGCCATGCGCTGGTGCCACTGGTGACCCTGGCCGGCTTCGTGTTCGCCAGCCTGCTGGGCGGGGCGGTGATCGTGGAGTTGCTGTTTTCCCGCCAAGGCATCGGCCGGCTGATGCTCGATGCCGCCAATGCCAAGGACGTGCCCATGGTCTTGGGCATCACCCTGTTGGCGGCGGCGATCTATGTGGCGGTGAACCTGGTGGTGGACCTGATCAACCACTGGGTCGACCCGCGAGTGAAGTCCGCATGA
- a CDS encoding ABC transporter substrate-binding protein produces the protein MTFVFIRTALVGAMLVLSACSPGTEVTSTPVTRAPSTDGIVDGDLISYPASDYHEAGPGKRGGTLRVTTAADTGTFDVHSISHGNVQWLGRVLYDCLVYQDEQGNVSPWLAKSWEVSDDGLTYTFHLREGVTFSDGELFNAQAVKINLEHMRDPATKSPLAAAYIAPYVQGRVLDEYTFEATLREPYSPFLDVLAQSWLGMISPKQILEAPKSIAEHPVGSGPFVLHSYTRDQGAVFVRREGYDWSPPVTRHQGEAYLDRIELSFVPEAMIRFTSLEAGQSDLTLDAPPQNAKGIRESTALTLRSRIRKGNPFRSLTFNVEKAPFDDVRVRRAVAKGIDREGLAWIIGFGEFRPKADFLAANTRYYDPAYKDVLAYDPKAANAALDEAGWTARDPGGYRTRNGQRLGATLLATESPSFSSAVAVAIQADLKKLGFQLRIELLPVAQATDRRYAGDFQMIGGGYWHTNTPDGLYILYHSDSITSEKRIGQNAGRFRDAELDRLLAAARRSHDPAQLQPLYSKAQQRLAELVPVVPSFESHVLVAYSKRLAGVIFDTSHNTVFLPSLWLQKEAE, from the coding sequence ATGACGTTCGTGTTTATCAGAACAGCACTGGTCGGCGCCATGCTCGTGCTTTCGGCGTGCTCACCCGGCACCGAAGTCACCAGTACGCCGGTCACCCGCGCGCCGAGTACCGATGGCATCGTCGACGGCGACCTGATCAGCTATCCCGCCAGCGACTACCACGAAGCCGGGCCGGGCAAGCGCGGCGGTACCCTGCGGGTGACCACCGCGGCCGACACCGGCACCTTCGATGTGCATTCCATTTCCCATGGCAACGTGCAGTGGCTGGGGCGGGTGCTCTACGACTGCCTGGTCTATCAGGACGAACAGGGCAACGTCTCGCCCTGGCTGGCCAAATCGTGGGAGGTGTCGGACGACGGCCTGACCTATACCTTCCACCTGCGCGAGGGCGTGACATTCAGCGATGGCGAGCTCTTCAACGCCCAGGCAGTGAAGATCAACCTCGAGCACATGCGCGATCCGGCCACCAAATCACCGCTGGCTGCGGCTTACATTGCGCCCTACGTGCAGGGGCGAGTGCTCGACGAGTACACCTTCGAGGCCACCTTGCGCGAACCCTACTCGCCGTTTCTCGACGTGCTGGCGCAGTCCTGGCTGGGGATGATCTCGCCGAAGCAGATTCTCGAGGCGCCGAAATCGATAGCCGAGCATCCGGTCGGCTCCGGACCGTTCGTGCTGCACAGCTACACCCGCGACCAGGGCGCGGTGTTCGTGCGCCGCGAAGGCTATGACTGGTCCCCGCCAGTCACACGCCACCAGGGCGAAGCCTACCTCGACCGCATCGAGCTGAGTTTCGTGCCCGAGGCGATGATCCGCTTCACCTCACTGGAGGCCGGACAGTCCGACCTGACCCTGGATGCGCCGCCGCAGAATGCCAAGGGCATTCGCGAGTCGACGGCGCTGACCCTGCGCAGCCGCATTCGCAAGGGCAATCCGTTTCGCAGCCTGACCTTCAACGTGGAAAAGGCGCCGTTCGACGATGTGCGCGTGCGTCGTGCGGTGGCCAAGGGCATCGACCGCGAGGGCCTGGCCTGGATCATCGGTTTTGGCGAGTTCCGGCCCAAGGCTGATTTCCTCGCCGCCAATACGCGCTATTACGACCCGGCCTACAAGGACGTGCTGGCCTACGACCCCAAGGCGGCCAACGCTGCCCTCGACGAGGCGGGCTGGACCGCGCGTGACCCTGGGGGGTATCGCACCCGCAACGGCCAGCGGCTGGGAGCGACGTTGTTGGCCACCGAGAGCCCGAGCTTCTCCAGCGCCGTGGCGGTAGCGATTCAGGCGGACCTGAAAAAGCTCGGTTTCCAGCTGCGCATCGAACTGCTGCCGGTGGCGCAGGCGACCGACCGCCGCTATGCCGGCGATTTCCAGATGATTGGCGGCGGTTACTGGCACACCAATACACCGGACGGCCTGTACATCCTCTACCACAGCGACTCCATCACCTCGGAAAAACGCATCGGCCAGAACGCCGGTCGCTTTCGCGATGCCGAGCTGGATCGACTGTTGGCCGCGGCGCGGCGCAGTCACGATCCGGCGCAGTTGCAACCGCTGTACAGCAAGGCACAGCAGCGTCTGGCCGAGTTAGTGCCGGTGGTGCCGTCGTTCGAGAGCCATGTGCTGGTGGCGTATTCCAAACGCCTTGCCGGGGTGATTTTCGACACCTCCCACAACACCGTTTTCCTGCCCAGCCTGTGGCTGCAAAAGGAGGCTGAATGA
- a CDS encoding TonB-dependent receptor family protein encodes MNGEVNATTTARSRLPSALGAGATLLFIGQLHAAQVSESAEQKPTSQLSTVVVQGARLDENQRAETALKEVAGGVNYVDSATIEKGRVSTSTDIFALQPGVIATQGGGSNDGTRISIRGSGINKGVGYFRAGIFYLFDGLPVSGPGGTPYELFEPLGLSHTEVLRGGNAFDIGSLYLGGAINYVTKTGYNSAPLQVRYEAGSYGYQKRQISSGQVLGALDYYVSLTDSASDGFQDQTQGKSAGFAGNVGYQFSPQLKSRLYYRYRTTDNETPGYITRAQLKDDPEQANPASVNVRAHRKQPGSTWVASKTQYTFDDDSNLEVGLVYHDYPIDARQGVNRTTWGFSDYSASLKYDRLDTLFGKNSITRFNALRTEHLNAYAKTKVRIPSGITANLPSGALVRKAEYEGSDTVLSASNETEWIDNTLWLSAGLSAVEFQRKAKVSYPVGGEADNPNNPIEKNDWEFAPRVGVRYQINPNWQLFGNLSRTVEAQQSWAYVSGAQVFTSGPATGLNSGGQKLEPQIADTLEFGTRGQFGNNNWDLTFYRSHVQDELLSVIIREATSTADALTSEYNASKTIHQGVELGLDSLLYQNDGDSLHLRQSYTYSDFFYRDDEQFGSNRLPGIPKHNYQAELRYDFSNGVYVGVNTYYASKTPVDFANTKDAGSYNLWGAILGWDSPKKDWNVYLDLRNLTDEKYAASISPTFNANGNDVRAIIPGDGIGAYAGVQYSFR; translated from the coding sequence ATGAACGGGGAAGTCAATGCAACAACGACGGCACGCAGTCGCTTGCCGTCGGCGCTGGGCGCTGGGGCGACATTGCTGTTTATCGGCCAACTTCATGCCGCACAAGTAAGCGAGTCGGCCGAGCAGAAGCCGACCAGTCAACTCAGTACCGTAGTTGTTCAGGGTGCCAGGCTGGACGAGAACCAACGCGCCGAAACGGCTTTGAAGGAAGTGGCAGGCGGGGTCAACTATGTCGATTCGGCGACCATCGAAAAGGGGCGCGTGTCGACCAGTACCGATATCTTCGCTCTGCAGCCCGGTGTAATCGCCACGCAGGGCGGCGGCAGCAACGACGGCACACGGATTTCCATTCGTGGGTCGGGTATCAACAAGGGCGTGGGTTATTTCCGCGCCGGCATCTTCTACCTGTTCGACGGCCTGCCGGTGTCCGGGCCCGGTGGTACCCCCTACGAACTGTTCGAGCCGCTGGGCCTGAGCCATACCGAAGTGCTGCGCGGCGGCAATGCTTTCGATATCGGCTCGTTGTATCTGGGCGGTGCGATCAACTACGTGACCAAGACCGGCTACAATTCCGCGCCCTTGCAAGTACGCTACGAAGCCGGTAGCTACGGTTATCAAAAGCGTCAGATCAGTTCAGGGCAAGTGCTGGGTGCGCTCGACTATTACGTCAGCCTCACCGACTCGGCGTCGGACGGTTTTCAGGACCAGACCCAAGGCAAGAGTGCCGGATTTGCCGGCAACGTCGGCTACCAGTTTTCGCCGCAGTTGAAATCCCGTCTCTACTACCGTTACCGCACCACCGATAACGAGACGCCCGGTTACATCACCCGCGCGCAACTCAAGGACGATCCCGAGCAGGCCAACCCGGCCAGTGTGAACGTGCGCGCCCATCGCAAACAGCCAGGTTCGACCTGGGTAGCGAGCAAGACCCAATACACCTTCGATGACGATTCCAACCTGGAAGTGGGATTGGTCTACCACGACTATCCGATCGACGCGCGACAGGGCGTCAACCGCACGACCTGGGGCTTCAGCGATTACTCCGCCAGTTTGAAGTACGACCGACTGGATACCCTGTTCGGCAAGAACAGCATCACGCGTTTCAACGCCCTGCGGACCGAGCATTTGAATGCTTACGCTAAAACCAAGGTGCGGATTCCTTCCGGTATCACGGCCAACCTGCCGTCCGGCGCATTGGTGCGCAAGGCTGAGTACGAAGGCTCCGATACCGTGTTGAGCGCCAGCAATGAAACCGAGTGGATCGACAACACACTGTGGTTGAGCGCAGGCCTTTCCGCCGTGGAGTTCCAGCGCAAAGCCAAGGTGTCGTATCCGGTGGGTGGCGAGGCCGACAACCCCAACAACCCCATCGAGAAGAACGACTGGGAGTTTGCCCCCAGGGTGGGCGTGCGTTATCAGATCAACCCCAACTGGCAGCTGTTCGGCAACCTCAGTCGAACGGTCGAGGCCCAGCAATCGTGGGCTTATGTATCCGGTGCGCAGGTGTTCACGTCCGGGCCGGCTACCGGGCTCAATTCCGGTGGACAGAAGCTTGAACCGCAGATTGCCGATACGTTGGAATTCGGCACCCGTGGGCAGTTCGGCAACAACAACTGGGACCTGACGTTCTATCGGTCCCACGTGCAGGATGAGCTGCTCTCGGTGATCATCAGAGAGGCCACTTCCACCGCCGATGCGCTGACCTCCGAATACAACGCCAGTAAGACCATTCACCAGGGTGTGGAACTGGGTCTGGATTCTCTGCTGTACCAGAACGATGGTGATTCGTTGCACCTGCGTCAGTCCTATACCTACAGCGACTTTTTCTACCGCGATGATGAGCAGTTCGGCAGCAATCGGTTGCCCGGCATTCCCAAACACAATTACCAGGCTGAACTGCGTTATGACTTCAGCAATGGCGTTTATGTGGGCGTGAACACTTACTACGCCTCCAAGACACCGGTGGATTTTGCCAACACCAAGGACGCCGGTTCTTACAACCTGTGGGGCGCGATACTGGGCTGGGATTCGCCGAAGAAGGATTGGAATGTCTATCTGGACCTGCGCAATCTGACCGACGAGAAGTACGCCGCCTCCATCAGCCCGACGTTCAATGCCAACGGCAACGATGTCAGGGCGATCATTCCGGGGGATGGTATAGGTGCGTATGCGGGGGTGCAGTACAGCTTCCGGTAA
- a CDS encoding MgtC/SapB family protein → MLTDWEMCIRLLLAALLGSLIGLERERLLWAAGLRTHMLVCVGSCLLMIVSSFGFQDALAMAHTELDPSRVAAQVVSGIGFLGAGSILLRGEVIRGLTTAASLWTVAAIGLSVGGGLYVVSTAATFIILVILIAIKPMERVYRNRVQVHVIKLIAPSQTLSLKKVNEVMGNRAGKVRQFIVEKGNRDDTDSITIELKRTSGAQAKQILEQLLTIDGVQEDASSQ, encoded by the coding sequence ATGCTCACCGACTGGGAAATGTGCATTCGCCTACTGCTGGCTGCCCTGCTCGGCAGCCTGATCGGGCTCGAACGCGAGCGGCTGTTGTGGGCCGCAGGCCTGCGTACTCACATGCTGGTCTGCGTGGGTTCGTGCCTGCTCATGATCGTATCGTCGTTCGGCTTTCAGGATGCCCTGGCCATGGCGCACACCGAACTCGACCCCTCGCGGGTGGCGGCGCAGGTGGTCTCGGGCATCGGTTTCCTGGGCGCCGGCTCGATCCTGCTGCGCGGCGAAGTGATTCGCGGACTCACCACGGCGGCCAGCCTCTGGACGGTCGCCGCCATCGGCCTGTCGGTAGGCGGTGGGCTGTACGTGGTCAGCACCGCCGCCACCTTTATCATTCTGGTGATCCTGATCGCCATAAAACCTATGGAGCGGGTCTACCGCAACCGCGTGCAGGTCCATGTCATCAAACTGATCGCCCCATCGCAGACGCTTTCCCTGAAAAAGGTCAACGAAGTGATGGGCAACCGCGCGGGCAAGGTCAGACAGTTCATCGTCGAAAAAGGCAATCGTGACGACACCGACAGCATCACCATCGAACTCAAACGCACTTCAGGCGCGCAGGCCAAGCAGATACTGGAGCAACTGCTGACCATCGACGGGGTTCAGGAGGATGCTTCCAGCCAGTGA